The sequence below is a genomic window from Etheostoma cragini isolate CJK2018 chromosome 20, CSU_Ecrag_1.0, whole genome shotgun sequence.
GACCCCGATCTATCCTTCGCCTCATCCTCTTCACCTTCTCCACACACGCCAGGGTGGAGGCCACTGTGTTGTCTCTTCCTCATTTGCTCTCACGAAAACGGCAcattctgttcctgtttttttgttgttgcttgttaTCATCTCTCCATGTACTTTGCCCAGGATCTTTAACTAGTCTATAGTTTAGACTTGAGCTAAACCTTATGTGCGTTAGAGTTTCCTTTATTCGGGGAATCCAGATGTGCCTTTTCCCAGAAAAATTATAACCACCATCTCTATGACAGCACACAGTTCTGTTCAATAAGCATACACCAAAACACACTTGGTTTAGTATggaaacattttacattcttATGATATTTATCTCATCTTGCATTAAATAATGTCGATCATCTGAGTCCTTTCAGCAgtcctataataataataataataataaactttatttcagacccagggggatccatatcaaaataagaacatatacaaacacaaNNNNNNNNNNNNNNNNNNNNNNNNNNNNNNNNNNNNNNNNNNNNNNNNNNNNNNNNNNNNNNNNNNNNNNNNNNNNNNNNNNNNNNNNNNNNNNNNNNNNCCGACGCTGCCTATAGATATCCTTATCATCAGAAAGATCATTTGCAATAATATGGCCCAAATATGTAATCTCAGTGCATTTTGTAAGAGTTAATTGTTTTAGTTCTGTCTCTTTTCAACAGGAGGGTGATCGACTGGCGTTCAGTGAACTTGGGGTGACAGTTCACAAACAAGAATTTGTCCCATtccttttaaactttttgagAGAGCAGAGCAGTCAAGCACTGACCCACGGTCCTGCCACGCCAGCCAAGACCCCCAGCCGCCCCAGACCTGCTGTACAGACTCAGGACTTTAGTGACAGGAGAGGTTGTAGGTCTGGTGGTTCTCGGAGTGCCAGCCGAGTCCAGCTGTTTTCTCCTGCTTCCTCAGTGTCCCCTGGATCTGAGTGGGATGCTGCTGGTCAGTCAGGGTCCCAGTCTGCCTTCAGCAGTCCCTCCTTTCCTACAGGATGGAGCCCTGCCTCCAGGCCTTCAGGCTCTGAGCGCCGGCCTGGCCAAAGGATCAGTCTTGGGGACTACATGGTTTCTCCTCCTGACCTCCACAACATCTCCAACTCCCAGTCACAGAAGGGCCGCAAGAGAAGTGGTGGCAGCACGGCAGCGGGGGGACAAGGGAAACATGGAGGATGGCGTGGAGGACATCACAGTGATGAGATTGGACGATGGGAAAGCGGTGGGAGGAGGTCaggtagaggaggaggggggaacAGTAGGATAAGCGAGCAGGTTTCGCCTCCATCTGTGGGGCAGCTCAACTTCAACAACTTGGAGGACTTTCCTCCTGTTGGGTCATCACCCATTTCACCTGCGTGAGTCCACACAATTCTTAGTTTAACAAAAGTCAACGCTGATTCTATCATTGCTTTCTAGATTTGTCTAACAACTTTCATTATCCTTCAGGGCATCTAAACCATCTAGAAGAATAAATCCAACACCAGTCGGTGCAGAGCGGCCACATTCCAAACCAAAGACCTGCTTCACCTCCACCCCGTTTAGTGAATCTTCTAGTCCCTCGTTAGTTGTGGAGGCGCTTGAGGGCTCAACGACCGTGGGCAGTCCTCTAAGCCTGCAGGAAGAGAGGGAACTACTAAAGAGGGAAAAGTAAGTGCACATGGAGAATAATTCTACTTATTCTACTTACTAAACCCGTTTAAGGAGTAAAAGAAAAGGTCACACTACATTGTATAGTTGTATACTTTTGACCTGGACTGTGGTACATGCCTTTTACTCTTTGCCATTCTACATTGTAGATGGGTAAGGCCTTGCTGTCTTACACAGGGATTTGTAGAAATGTAAACTAgattttgtaattaatattgTGTAAGCTCATTTGCATAATTGTATTCTTTAACCTATGTCTACatatatgaaataataacaatatctAATTTCTttatgttctcttttttttgatCAATAATAGCCTCTGCTGTTTTTGGCTCCTCTGCAGAGTCACTTGCTCTTCACCCCAGTTTATCTctgctgtcttgtcttgtttttaggACCAAGCGAGCTCAGCAGGTCGGCTCTCCTCTAGCGTCCTCTCTGGACCCTTGCACCCCCACCAAGTCAGGTCATAGGATGGGATCTAAAGTTACACCCGACCTGCAGACACCCTCTCCTGAACCATCTAAAGTCACCTTCTCTTTGGAACTGGATCTCCTGGCAGAGCTGTACTGTACCTGCATCTCTGGTAAGTGAACACAAGGTggtgcttatgtgtgtgtgaacaaaagtttaaattaaatgtattttaaaatgtcacctcTTAAGATAAATTTACCGAGACTAAGGCGAAAATACAtcaaacaatgtaaataatcaagCAGTCAGACCTAAAACATAAACATCATAATATACTTGGAATTAACTTGGCTTTAAGAGTAAGTAGACAAATGtaagttattttaaatatctCCGAACTTTAAGAAAataggtttgtttttgttatcgTATCTTACAGAAAACCTTGTGCCAAACATTTTCCTGGAGCTTTTCTTTGTGGTGCAGTTGCTAACGTCTCGGTCACCTCAGACTCACGATGATGAACAAGAAAGTTTGTGTGCGGTCAATTCAGGTGTGTAATAAGTTTGTATGTCTCTTTAGTCctataacataaatatattaggatcttttaactttctttttaaatcggAAATGGGATTGAACCccttcattttacattttcagaagtTCTGGAGAGATGCTACCTGAAACAAATTCAcaactgtgtgtattttgcaGTGAAGGTTCTGGAGAATCAGTTTCAGTGAGTAGCTTAATATTGCGTGTCATGGGTTTTCCAAGATTTTCTCCTTCTTTACTAACAGGGATTTATAAACACACCTACCTAATAAAGTGATACTGCTGAGTTAATTCCTAGCTATGTTTTCTGGTCAGGTTGGTAGCTCATTTGGACAAGTGTACCTCGCGTCTGCTGGCAGAGAACGACAGGGTGGGGTCTTTCTCTCCAGATCTCAGGGACCGTCTGACTCAGGCACAGGACGGAAGCACAGCCAAGGTAACAAAGatgtactgtattgtactgCTATAAATGCTTAGTAATACACCATGTTGTTTCTAAGACAACAcctgttttaattgtttgagattgttttattacatttgtattaatgtttaataaatatcATAGATGCCACTTCCTTCACTTATTACAGCATTTGTTTTAAGTCGGCTGTAAATACCGTACTGGGTCTTGTTTggttaatatgtttttatacttCCCTCTGTTCCAGCTCTCTCCTTCCGTTTCCACTTTCATCCACTCAGTCCCATTCCAGCCTGCTACTGACAACCGGTCCAACTTCGGGAGTGACAAGGCCTTCcacacctttaaaaaacaaaggtatacaacagtttcttttttttgcatagctGCCCTCTTGCAGATCAAGTAAAATTTCTAGATTTAAGGTTCATGATTACAAACTGCACTTCAAGAAACTTGAATTAGCTGAATTAGACTTTATTGTCACTTTTGCATTTGATGTTTTGGCTTATTTCCCAGAGATGTTTTTTATGAGGTGTTACGAGAATGGGAGGACTTTCACATGGAACCGGGGTGGAACTTTGATGTAGCTCTTGGCAGTAGGATAAGGCAAGTCCTAttcaacttttacatttttagcttGTGGATCAGgtgtaatttaaatattaacatcTAATCCATCTATCTGACCATTTTCTGTTTTAGAGGAATGATGAGTCAACTAACCTCTGCGGGAAACCATTCCCATTTTGCTCGTCTGTTCCTGAAGCAGCTTGTTCAGGTAGACTGTGGCACCTCATTCACACCTACGCTATAGATCAGAAATACGtcttatttatatacatattgaCTTTAATCGACAGTGATAACATTTCTCCTTTAAACAGACAAGTGGCATAATTCACACAGTTGGCACAATAAATCTGCCTATGTTTATTTTTCCAGATGTTTAAAGGCCCTCGAGTGAACAGCTCTCCTGGGGATACTCCCGATGCTGACCTGCTAGGCATGCTGGGAGCTGACAGCCTGGGGCGTCTGAAACGTCTTGAGGAGCGTCTCATTCAACCTCATGGAGTTGTTGGCCCCTgtcctcctccatccttcccTGGTCACCAGGAGTTCTTCAGGGATTTCCTGCAGACAGCTAGCTGGTAAGCACACACCAACAATTACAATATttcttatataaaatataacattGACACCTAGCATTAAAACATTGAATTTATTTCAGATCTACCTAACCTGACAATCCAGTTAGGGTGCAATCTCACTTTTTATAAAAGGTGTGGCTATGttataagattttttttatccccTAATTATTAATAATCCAAAACTGCGTTCATAATATCCCATTATGTCCTTTTCATAATAGCAATAGTTTTACTTTGAATTTTTCATGTccctttttaaccaaattaaacgtatttgttgacaaaagtgaaaaGCTTTTAgtgtctgctgtctgtctgtgttctaACATGTCTTACATGTTGTTTGCCAGCTGCCAGCTAAACCAGCACTTACAGGACAGCCTGTGtcagcagctcctccagctgGACGAGGTGTCCATCCTGAGCCCTGCTGCGTCCATCGGGGAggtagaggaggagggagaTGGGGACATGGAGCGGCAGGTATATTCTCAGAGCTAGACAAAGGGATGTTATTGCCATGTCAGTGTCACTGATTTTTGCTTCGAGTCCCGTCTCAGTTTGGATCAAGCTAGTTTTACAGTAGGCAAAAGATTTTAGCATGGATAGTCTGTCGAATCACAACATGTCACAATCAGAAAAGGCAAATCGGACCAACTTGGTGTTAATTGTATACTGTAAACCTTTTGTCTCTCCATTCATCCACGTCATCAGGATGAGAAGCAGCGGTTCACCTCCGTTCTGCTCCTCGCTCGTCTTCTAGCTAAGTTTCTGGGACTGATTTCCTTTCTGCCTTACCAAACATCTGAGAGACAATCCAGAGAGATACAGGAGACGGCATTGGCCCTGCGCAGCAAGGTgaggggttaaaaaaaacatgtaaactaCTTCTTGTGTAAAAGGCAAACTTCAGAAACTAAAGGGTTGTTTTCCTCCAAGTGGGTGAGTTGTACCTCAATAAGGAAATTCATTTTTTCTGCTaggcatttcatttcatttcataaaaaCAATCTCTTGACCCCTCAGAGTGTCCCAGTGTTGgatgtgtgtgctgtgctgaGTAACAGCATGAAAAGGAGGCGCACCATCCTGACTGTGCCCTGGCTGGTGGAGTTCCTCTCCATGCTGGACTTTATTGGTCCTCTGCTCCTCTGCTATAGAACTGTGTTGGGAAAACTGCTTCTCCTGTACAGGTCAGTCTCTATTTCTGACATTCTTGTTAAAGAAGAGACAGCTATTGTAAAATGCCAAATAAACATACTTTTGGTAGTACACACAGTTCACTTAAACACACAGATCCCTTTCTATGCATATTCTTGACCTAATGTGGCAATTAATCCCTTTTCTGATTAATCGTGTTCATTATCTTACAAGTTCCAGTTAAATAGcttaaggttgtttttttccccttagaATGTGAAAATATAAAGTATCCCTTTTTAATACACTAACTAACCTGGCCTTGTCTAAAGAACCGTATATAAATAaacacttctttcttttctttctgaaagCACTGACTTGGAAGTTGCTTttgataaaagcgtcagctaaatgaaatgtaatgcaatgtaatgttttgttgttgttggaccTCTTGTTCCCTTCTTAAAAATATTATGTTAAACATTACGTTTGTTTGCATATAGGAGAATGTTGCTGGGCAGATGTGGAGAAGTGTGTTACCTGAACAAGCTACTAATAGTGTCTGTGTTGGGTTGGCTTTTCCAGGTGAGACACGACTGCttaatattatttgtttttgtatataatGAGTAGTAAACCACAACCGAGTCCAATTCAAAAAACCTAGGGCGCAAATTAGTGTTTCTCAGAaagtcatatttatttttacttaccAGTTATATGTAATtgaatttggtgttttttttttttttaacttatgtAGATCCCAGTAATTCCTGAGGACATTTTCTTCACCAATGAGTTCACTGAGGTGGCCAGGCTGGAGGAGGACATCACGAGTGCTGTGGGGCTTGTAAGTGAAATACTGTtgttagtattagtattattagtattattattattattattcaagtAGCTGTTTGTCCATGAATTGACCActgctgttttttcatttatagtGAGATTTCTCTTGTCATTTTGTAGGACTGCATTCCCCTGGTGGATCAGCAGCTTCTCTATACATGTTGTCCGTTTCTTGGTGAGTGgaacatgaaaaaacatattttgtgcCCCCTCAGTGATTAAGGGCACCTTTTTAAGTGTGGTGACATTGTTTTGTGCAGAAGAGATAGAATGTTGTTAATCAGGAGCCAGATATCTTAGATTACATTTAGCCTATATATGTTCACCACAAATGGACCACAAAGCGACGTGCACTTGTTCAAGCTGTGTGTCGATGTTCTGCCTCGTTTTTATCGGTGCAGGTGAGTTCCGTAAGCTCCTAGCTGCATTTGTGTCAGGAAGCGCAGCCAAGAGTGGAGGAATTATCCGCAAGATCACTCCCACATCTGCCGAGCTCAGGGATACGCCAACTGCCAACCGGTCTCAGCAGAAACTACAGGTGGGTCAACTGGAGATGAATTTAAATGAGGATGCCATTTAATTGCCTGTGTGTGAgcatttaaaccaatcacttaAATATGCCAGGTGGACCTCGAGCAAGCCTTCTTTCACAACCAGCCTCCGTCGCTGCGTCGCACCGTGGAGTTTGTAGCTGAGAGAGTTGGATCCAACGCCGTCAAGCATATGAAgttagttttctttattttactttaatcaGCCCTCGGAATAGCAGTTCATCAGCCTGTTACTTTGGTTGGTTGCCTACCTAAGAGGCTAGTTACTGCTTAACAGTCCAAATTTACCAGCACTTAGGTGGTTGGTGGTGTGAATTCACCACTCTGTGTAGATGTATGTGTATCCAAGCACAAATTTTGACATAAACATAATTGATCTGTACATAATGTAAGTGATTTTTGTCTATGTAtctttgtgtgttcatgtctaTTTGGGGATCCTCAACAGGGCCACACTAGTGAGTGAGTTGGTGGAACGAGGTGAAAAGATGCTGAGAGAAGGACTGAAGTCACCAAACTCAAATCCTTCAAAACTAAATGACTCCATCTGTGCTCAGCTGTGTGTCGCTGGATTGGAGGCCCTGGCAAAAGCCACTGGGTACGACAACTTCCTTTATAGGCAGCCAGTGTCACTGTTTCCTCCTCTAAGACCATACATATTAGTACCAGCTCCTTTTAATggacattcttttttaattacatgaAAATGTTCCTTCCTTTTCAAACATCATAAGCATTTCTATTCTGTGTAGTAATCTCAACGTGGTTTTGCAGATTTTGCAGTGAGAAGAGTCCTGAGGCGATACGAATTCTGCTCCCAGATGAGACCTCCCCTGCTGTAAGTCCTGTaaagaaatcttttaaaatcttttaacaggaagaaaaaacacaatagaaaCTTGTGTacgttttttcatgttttattactCACTATCTCTGCAGGTCCTGACCACATCTGAAAACATCACCAAACgtcttgcaacagaaaaagCCTGCAGCTGGCTCTCCGCCAACATCACAGGTAGCTACTTAATGCAGCACgcttgtgtttttgcatgttaactgtattaaagaaaaattatgtacatgccaacacacaaacaataatcTGTTTAAAGGACTGAGCCTTAAAGGTCTCCTTGCTACTAAGAGCCTGTAACAGAACAGCATTATAGATGAAAATGGAAGTCGCTTTGCTttagctaaatgacatgtaatgtaattttttctCACCATTAGCTCTGATAAGACGAGAGTGGAAGAGCAGGTATGATCGCGTGCTGAAGGCTGTGGGTAGCCCAGTGGCTCCAGACTCGAGGGATGTGGAGGGGGCTGTGCTTGAGCTGGTCACCCAGGAGCAGTTGACTACTCCCAAGAGGAAACAAGGAAGTGAGAGAATGAGATTCTGCCCTCCACACTGCAACCACAGTGCTCCACTCCCCTCTGACATCATCATTGAGATGAAGGTATGCCTGCATGAGAGGAAATACGTACAGAATTGCACAGAACTTCACTTGAGTAGGTATTCTGCAAAATAGCGTCTTTGGTTTTTAGTTTGAGTTTTGGCGTTGAATTCTTCCTTTATCTTGACATTGGGGAaaggacattaaaaaaataataaaaatatcaaagaatAAACTTTACTTCTCACTAAGTAAAAGGGAATGATGTCTGTCTTGAATTTCAATACAGGAGTTACTGAGCATTGCAGTCGGCCCAAGGACCGACGAGGAGCTGCTGAGCGGGTCTCAGCTCAAAACGCTGCTGCAGAGAGTGGGAGACACACTGGCCTGCAGAAAGGTACATCAAACACACGagtgaagaaaacaacatttttgggGATTGGGCTTtagtgattttttatttttgttgttgccagtATTCATCACACTCTTCTTTTCTCATCACTTAGTTCTCAACTGTGGTGTCTGAGCAGATGCTACTGAACTCTACCGTCCTACTGGCCTGCAAACTGGGTAAGAGTGGGTGTGAATGATGAGCCTCTTAATAACAGGGAACTGTCTTTATGACATGCAAGGTGTCCACTGTTTAACTGTGAACTGGTTAATAGCAACACAAAATGTAGCTGAGGTACTGTGTAACAGACCTGAGTCCCTGTTGTGTGCGTCTGCTCAGTGTCTGCGGAGCTACCCATACTGTCTCTGTCACGGTGCAGTGGAGGTGATGGGGTTGTTGTGGGTCCTGGTTCAGGATCAGAGCCTCCTGTCAGAGTGCTGCTCGAGCAGCTTGCTGAGCTGTGGGAGGGAGACTGCTGTTCCTCAGCCCCCCTCCACCTGCTCTTCACCCCACTCACTGTCACAGCTGTGCTGAAGGCCAGCGACACTGAGGTACGTCTACCACTGCTGTTATGATTGATATATGGGTATAAGGACTttgaaaagcgctttataaatgctatgtattattattaatgatgcATCACCTTCTACCTTTTATACTGGATGTCAATAGGATATTCCCCTCAAATACCTCACTACATACTAGAGGGCTCTCTGTAGACCCTGCAAGCATTACAGATCAACAACTTAAAGCAGCAGTAGCCAAATGTCATATTACTAATTAAAAATGGAACAGAACACAAAATTATTGAATCTTCTGTGTACAAAGCACAATTTATGTAACCTGAATGGTTGTAAACAGATAATTGGGATTCTTTAAAAAGTGGTCTGTTGTAGTTATGGCATGTTTGCACTGGATTTATTTAACAGTCTTTCTTAAAGTAGCATTTTCTTCCAATAAAGGAAGCCGCACAGTATGCTAGTTTTGTAGGAACTAGGGTTATAGAAATGTGGCCCTAAAACTGCAGCTACCTCTACATATTATAGGTTTTTATATCCTGAA
It includes:
- the cdan1 gene encoding codanin-1 isoform X1 produces the protein MAALLESLLLQKVDIKTALDWLKNDEEGDRLAFSELGVTVHKQEFVPFLLNFLREQSSQALTHGPATPAKTPSRPRPAVQTQDFSDRRGCRSGGSRSASRVQLFSPASSVSPGSEWDAAGQSGSQSAFSSPSFPTGWSPASRPSGSERRPGQRISLGDYMVSPPDLHNISNSQSQKGRKRSGGSTAAGGQGKHGGWRGGHHSDEIGRWESGGRRSGRGGGGNSRISEQVSPPSVGQLNFNNLEDFPPVGSSPISPAASKPSRRINPTPVGAERPHSKPKTCFTSTPFSESSSPSLVVEALEGSTTVGSPLSLQEERELLKREKTKRAQQVGSPLASSLDPCTPTKSGHRMGSKVTPDLQTPSPEPSKVTFSLELDLLAELYCTCISENLVPNIFLELFFVVQLLTSRSPQTHDDEQESLCAVNSEVLERCYLKQIHNCVYFAVKVLENQFQLVAHLDKCTSRLLAENDRVGSFSPDLRDRLTQAQDGSTAKLSPSVSTFIHSVPFQPATDNRSNFGSDKAFHTFKKQRDVFYEVLREWEDFHMEPGWNFDVALGSRIRGMMSQLTSAGNHSHFARLFLKQLVQMFKGPRVNSSPGDTPDADLLGMLGADSLGRLKRLEERLIQPHGVVGPCPPPSFPGHQEFFRDFLQTASCCQLNQHLQDSLCQQLLQLDEVSILSPAASIGEVEEEGDGDMERQDEKQRFTSVLLLARLLAKFLGLISFLPYQTSERQSREIQETALALRSKSVPVLDVCAVLSNSMKRRRTILTVPWLVEFLSMLDFIGPLLLCYRTVLGKLLLLYRRMLLGRCGEVCYLNKLLIVSVLGWLFQIPVIPEDIFFTNEFTEVARLEEDITSAVGLDCIPLVDQQLLYTCCPFLGEFRKLLAAFVSGSAAKSGGIIRKITPTSAELRDTPTANRSQQKLQVDLEQAFFHNQPPSLRRTVEFVAERVGSNAVKHMKATLVSELVERGEKMLREGLKSPNSNPSKLNDSICAQLCVAGLEALAKATGFCSEKSPEAIRILLPDETSPAVLTTSENITKRLATEKACSWLSANITALIRREWKSRYDRVLKAVGSPVAPDSRDVEGAVLELVTQEQLTTPKRKQGSERMRFCPPHCNHSAPLPSDIIIEMKELLSIAVGPRTDEELLSGSQLKTLLQRVGDTLACRKFSTVVSEQMLLNSTVLLACKLVSAELPILSLSRCSGGDGVVVGPGSGSEPPVRVLLEQLAELWEGDCCSSAPLHLLFTPLTVTAVLKASDTEWNNYLFLVRKLVDRGLLSEEEVISHWKKITNLTLPAELIENFLLQSESIKPPLPLVELQSHMDMLQVSQQTVDGAT
- the cdan1 gene encoding codanin-1 isoform X2, producing MAALLESLLLQKVDIKTALDWLKNDEEGDRLAFSELGVTVHKQEFVPFLLNFLREQSSQALTHGPATPAKTPSRPRPAVQTQDFSDRRGCRSGGSRSASRVQLFSPASSVSPGSEWDAAGQSGSQSAFSSPSFPTGWSPASRPSGSERRPGQRISLGDYMVSPPDLHNISNSQSQKGRKRSGGSTAAGGQGKHGGWRGGHHSDEIGRWESGGRRSGRGGGGNSRISEQVSPPSVGQLNFNNLEDFPPVGSSPISPAASKPSRRINPTPVGAERPHSKPKTCFTSTPFSESSSPSLVVEALEGSTTVGSPLSLQEERELLKREKTKRAQQVGSPLASSLDPCTPTKSGHRMGSKVTPDLQTPSPEPSKVTFSLELDLLAELYCTCISENLVPNIFLELFFVVQLLTSRSPQTHDDEQESLCAVNSEVLERCYLKQIHNCVYFAVKVLENQFQLVAHLDKCTSRLLAENDRVGSFSPDLRDRLTQAQDGSTAKLSPSVSTFIHSVPFQPATDNRSNFGSDKAFHTFKKQRDVFYEVLREWEDFHMEPGWNFDVALGSRIRGMMSQLTSAGNHSHFARLFLKQLVQMFKGPRVNSSPGDTPDADLLGMLGADSLGRLKRLEERLIQPHGVVGPCPPPSFPGHQEFFRDFLQTASCCQLNQHLQDSLCQQLLQLDEVSILSPAASIGEVEEEGDGDMERQDEKQRFTSVLLLARLLAKFLGLISFLPYQTSERQSREIQETALALRSKSVPVLDVCAVLSNSMKRRRTILTVPWLVEFLSMLDFIGPLLLCYRTVLGKLLLLYRRMLLGRCGEVCYLNKLLIVSVLGWLFQIPVIPEDIFFTNEFTEVARLEEDITSAVGLDCIPLVDQQLLYTCCPFLGEFRKLLAAFVSGSAAKSGGIIRKITPTSAELRDTPTANRSQQKLQVDLEQAFFHNQPPSLRRTVEFVAERVGSNAVKHMKATLVSELVERGEKMLREGLKSPNSNPSKLNDSICAQLCVAGLEALAKATRFCSEKSPEAIRILLPDETSPAVLTTSENITKRLATEKACSWLSANITALIRREWKSRYDRVLKAVGSPVAPDSRDVEGAVLELVTQEQLTTPKRKQGSERMRFCPPHCNHSAPLPSDIIIEMKELLSIAVGPRTDEELLSGSQLKTLLQRVGDTLACRKFSTVVSEQMLLNSTVLLACKLVSAELPILSLSRCSGGDGVVVGPGSGSEPPVRVLLEQLAELWEGDCCSSAPLHLLFTPLTVTAVLKASDTEWNNYLFLVRKLVDRGLLSEEEVISHWKKITNLTLPAELIENFLLQSESIKPPLPLVELQSHMDMLQVSQQTVDGAT